The Acetomicrobium flavidum genome window below encodes:
- a CDS encoding M48 family metallopeptidase: MPSFGNLDNSIAYARNRVKLSLGETLTNYILCVAIAAYGVPDRISQLIGNVVNSQGLIAGLSGLVLCFLFWSCNLPWAWLRTFRVERKYGFNLTTKMTFARDKLIGLILLTSVSFASLFYFALIFRYPLWPLYLMLTLFLFEFIIMLVVPVIILPLFFKLQPLMDEDLAFKIRGLLDKLGIRNFNIYVADASRRTLHGNAFIAGMGKVKRIVLFDTLLSRLKADEVCAVLAHELGHWKLRHIGKRLVLLWAVQATLILCAYLMWSFGFVQALHIQSPQAFAVYVFVFLNAFMTLAFQPLILHVSRKHELEADRFAAESLDRESVIQALSKISSDNLSWLPSSKIYAMWYSTHPSILERITILNQ, from the coding sequence ATGCCTTCTTTCGGCAATTTAGACAATAGCATTGCATACGCAAGGAATCGCGTGAAACTATCCCTGGGAGAGACGTTGACGAATTATATCCTGTGTGTGGCAATCGCGGCATATGGGGTTCCCGACCGGATCAGCCAATTGATTGGCAATGTTGTAAATTCACAGGGCCTGATAGCAGGGTTATCGGGCCTTGTATTATGCTTCCTATTTTGGTCATGCAATTTGCCGTGGGCATGGTTGAGGACGTTCCGCGTTGAGCGCAAATATGGCTTTAACCTCACTACGAAAATGACGTTTGCCAGAGATAAGCTCATTGGGCTGATTTTATTGACATCCGTCTCCTTCGCTTCGCTTTTCTACTTTGCCTTGATATTTCGATATCCATTATGGCCACTTTATTTGATGCTTACTTTATTTCTATTTGAATTCATTATTATGCTAGTCGTCCCCGTGATCATCTTGCCGTTATTTTTTAAACTTCAACCTCTTATGGACGAAGATCTGGCGTTTAAAATAAGGGGCTTGCTCGATAAGTTAGGCATTAGGAATTTCAACATTTATGTCGCCGATGCATCGAGAAGAACCTTACACGGCAACGCCTTTATCGCGGGAATGGGAAAGGTCAAGAGGATAGTGCTCTTTGATACGTTGTTGTCGCGCTTGAAAGCCGATGAAGTATGTGCTGTCTTAGCGCATGAGTTAGGGCATTGGAAGCTTCGCCATATCGGGAAACGCCTGGTCCTTCTATGGGCTGTACAGGCCACCTTGATCCTTTGTGCCTATCTAATGTGGAGCTTTGGGTTCGTCCAAGCTCTGCATATCCAAAGCCCTCAAGCCTTTGCCGTGTATGTCTTCGTGTTCTTGAACGCATTCATGACCTTGGCGTTTCAACCCTTGATATTGCATGTTTCTAGAAAACACGAGCTGGAGGCTGACCGGTTTGCTGCAGAAAGCCTGGATCGAGAAAGCGTGATCCAGGCTTTATCCAAGATATCGAGTGACAACTTGAGCTGGTTGCCCTCCAGCAAAATATATGCTATGTGGTATTCAACGCATCCCTCTATCCTTGAGCGCATAACAATATTAAATCAATAG
- the aspS gene encoding aspartate--tRNA ligase, translating into MFDAVFDKNWKRTVYCGNINQSYADKPVTINGWVRKRRDLGGIIFLEIWDHTGMVQVVINPENNASVHERAKQLRSEYVVSIKGTIKRRPVGTENPSLATGNFELIAEDLLVLSPAVLPPFDPNDAGMIDENIRLKYRYLDLRREAMQRNLRLRSKAAQYTRSFFTGEGFIEVETPMLTKSTPEGARDYLVPSRVNPGKFYALPQSPQIFKQILMISGVDRYFQIARCFRDEDLRADRQPEFTQIDVEMSFLTEEDIFELVEDYMKGLFKETIGLDIQTPFPRLSYAEAMERFGSDKPDLRIPFELMDLKEVFSGKGIKAFEVGDSGAIKGFVLPGGANLSRQEVGNIEAKAKELGAKGLACFQRGEDLKGPLVKFLDEAGKELLIERSKLSQGEALFVMADTDKRKVCEVMGQLRLELAKKYDLIERDKWAFLWVVDFPLFEWSDTENRYVSVHHPFTAPKNEDLHLLESEPWKARSRAYDIVLNGNEVGGGSIRIHDPRVQESVFKVLGLNEEEALNRFGFLLTALSYGTPPHGGIALGFDRLVMLLAGAKSIRDVIAFPKTQKAQCLLSGAPSYVDEKQLDELHIKVTATEEEDEDDGLQTS; encoded by the coding sequence TTGTTTGACGCAGTATTTGACAAAAATTGGAAGAGGACGGTTTATTGTGGCAATATAAATCAAAGCTATGCGGATAAACCCGTCACGATTAACGGATGGGTACGAAAGCGAAGGGACTTAGGCGGGATAATATTCCTCGAAATTTGGGATCACACCGGCATGGTTCAGGTCGTGATCAATCCGGAGAATAACGCTTCCGTACATGAGAGGGCAAAGCAACTTAGGAGCGAATACGTGGTATCAATAAAGGGCACGATCAAAAGAAGACCTGTTGGGACAGAAAATCCCTCGCTTGCGACGGGAAATTTTGAATTAATTGCCGAAGACCTCTTAGTGCTTTCACCGGCTGTTTTGCCTCCCTTCGATCCCAACGATGCTGGCATGATCGATGAGAATATAAGGCTTAAATACAGATATTTGGACTTAAGGCGAGAGGCCATGCAAAGGAATTTGCGCCTTAGAAGCAAGGCTGCACAGTACACCAGATCGTTTTTTACCGGCGAGGGCTTCATTGAAGTAGAAACGCCAATGCTGACAAAATCGACGCCTGAGGGTGCGAGGGACTACTTGGTTCCAAGCAGGGTAAACCCCGGCAAATTTTATGCCCTTCCTCAGTCGCCACAGATCTTTAAACAGATCCTCATGATCTCCGGAGTGGATAGGTACTTTCAGATAGCCAGATGTTTTCGCGATGAGGATTTAAGGGCTGACAGGCAACCTGAGTTTACCCAGATCGATGTGGAGATGAGCTTTTTAACGGAGGAAGATATTTTTGAGTTGGTCGAGGATTATATGAAAGGGTTGTTCAAGGAGACGATTGGGCTGGATATTCAAACACCCTTTCCCAGGCTCAGTTATGCGGAAGCCATGGAACGATTCGGTTCCGATAAGCCGGATTTGAGAATACCCTTTGAGCTTATGGATTTAAAAGAGGTCTTTTCTGGCAAGGGCATCAAAGCCTTCGAAGTAGGAGATAGCGGAGCAATTAAGGGATTTGTCCTACCTGGCGGGGCTAACCTGTCGCGACAAGAGGTCGGCAACATCGAGGCGAAGGCAAAAGAGCTTGGAGCTAAGGGGTTGGCTTGTTTCCAAAGGGGAGAAGATCTAAAGGGTCCTTTAGTCAAATTTTTGGACGAAGCGGGTAAGGAGCTTTTGATAGAGCGCTCAAAGCTATCGCAGGGCGAAGCTCTTTTCGTCATGGCGGATACAGATAAGCGCAAGGTATGTGAGGTCATGGGTCAACTTCGCCTGGAGCTTGCAAAAAAATATGACCTGATCGAAAGAGATAAGTGGGCTTTCCTATGGGTTGTAGATTTTCCTTTGTTCGAATGGAGCGATACGGAGAACCGTTACGTTTCTGTCCATCATCCCTTTACCGCTCCTAAAAACGAAGATCTCCATCTTCTTGAAAGCGAGCCGTGGAAGGCCAGATCGCGCGCTTATGATATAGTATTAAATGGAAATGAAGTTGGGGGAGGTTCGATAAGGATCCACGATCCCAGGGTTCAGGAAAGCGTGTTTAAGGTCCTGGGTTTAAACGAAGAGGAAGCTTTGAATCGCTTTGGGTTCTTGTTAACTGCCCTTTCTTATGGAACACCTCCTCATGGAGGAATAGCTCTTGGGTTCGATAGGCTTGTGATGTTACTAGCCGGGGCGAAGTCCATTCGCGATGTAATTGCTTTTCCTAAGACACAAAAGGCCCAATGCCTTCTTTCGGGCGCTCCTTCTTATGTCGATGAAAAGCAGCTGGATGAGCTGCACATCAAGGTTACGGCAACGGAAGAAGAGGATGAGGATGATGGCCTTCAAACATCTTAA
- the hisS gene encoding histidine--tRNA ligase, whose translation MDIIKAPRGVRDVLPDESWKWAYVMDAARKVSNVFGYSEVHLPIFEHTELFARGIGDSTDVVEKEMYTFEDRSGRSLTLRPELTASMVRCYLEHGMSQKVQPVKMWSAGPMFRYERPQKGRYRQFWQLDVEALGSDAPEVDLEIISFAIYLFDMLGLSNLEVVVNSVGCPECRPTYRQALKDYVGSKFELLCPTCQNRFDRNPLRILDCKNEGCREIMKEAPGMTDYLCDECKEHFHRVKEGMSLLGIHYKEDKNLVRGLDYYTKTAFEVLSGELGAQNAVCGGGRYDNLAEAIGGPHVPGVGFAAGIERIVLTMEGQGCDFGPKPAIDVFVVTADDSAKRAALKLLYEIRQNRISVDMDYSGKSLGSQLKMASNKEARLACILGGTELQKGVVTVKDLASGSQEEVSRDSLVDYIRHSIAH comes from the coding sequence ATGGATATCATCAAGGCACCCAGAGGAGTGAGGGATGTTCTTCCCGATGAATCGTGGAAATGGGCTTATGTCATGGATGCGGCAAGGAAAGTATCGAACGTTTTTGGATATAGCGAAGTGCATCTGCCTATTTTTGAGCATACGGAGCTTTTTGCCAGGGGGATAGGCGATTCTACGGACGTAGTTGAAAAAGAGATGTATACCTTTGAGGATCGATCCGGCAGAAGCTTAACCTTGCGACCTGAACTCACGGCCTCCATGGTCAGATGCTACTTGGAGCACGGTATGTCGCAAAAGGTGCAGCCAGTTAAGATGTGGAGCGCAGGCCCCATGTTTCGCTATGAACGTCCGCAAAAGGGAAGGTATCGCCAATTTTGGCAGCTAGACGTCGAAGCGTTGGGTTCCGATGCTCCGGAAGTCGATCTGGAGATCATCTCCTTTGCCATCTACCTTTTTGACATGCTCGGTCTTTCGAATTTAGAGGTCGTAGTTAACTCGGTAGGTTGTCCGGAATGCAGGCCCACTTACAGACAGGCTCTCAAGGACTATGTTGGATCAAAGTTCGAGCTGCTTTGTCCGACCTGTCAAAATAGGTTCGATAGAAACCCGCTGAGAATATTGGATTGCAAGAATGAGGGATGCAGGGAAATCATGAAGGAAGCTCCAGGCATGACGGATTATCTTTGTGACGAGTGTAAAGAGCACTTTCATAGGGTCAAGGAGGGCATGTCGCTGCTAGGCATCCACTATAAAGAGGACAAAAACCTCGTTCGTGGATTAGATTACTATACAAAGACCGCATTCGAGGTCCTTTCCGGTGAATTGGGGGCACAGAATGCCGTTTGTGGAGGCGGAAGGTACGATAATCTGGCCGAAGCAATCGGAGGTCCTCACGTCCCCGGCGTCGGCTTTGCTGCCGGTATCGAGCGTATCGTTTTGACGATGGAGGGGCAGGGATGCGATTTTGGCCCCAAGCCCGCCATCGACGTGTTTGTGGTAACTGCAGATGATTCTGCCAAGCGGGCAGCATTGAAGTTGCTTTACGAAATACGGCAAAACCGTATCAGCGTTGATATGGATTATTCCGGCAAGTCGTTAGGATCCCAGCTTAAGATGGCATCAAATAAGGAAGCGAGGCTGGCCTGCATCTTGGGGGGCACCGAATTGCAAAAGGGCGTAGTGACCGTGAAGGATTTAGCCAGTGGTTCGCAAGAGGAGGTTTCCCGAGATTCTTTGGTAGATTACATTAGACATAGTATTGCACATTAG
- the thiM gene encoding hydroxyethylthiazole kinase: MFDLKRVDFSKVLKDVTLRKPLIYHMTNGVAMSEQAHLALAIGASPVMSLYPGEAAELISVADVLLVNIGTPSREGIEAMFVAVREARELGKPAILDPVGYGATKMRVDLVNRLLDTKAFRVIKGNGAEISLLGGQEAQVRGVDSMDSPRTALAVKTLALKHDCIAVATGPTDYVSDGKDVYALRRGHEWLTLLSGSGCYVGTMMAAYMSVTEPLIAAMTALALMSVASEVAAMKSDGPGTFRANLFDILHDFSLNPSSFDMPIWEKLEI, from the coding sequence ATGTTTGATCTCAAACGGGTTGATTTTTCAAAGGTTTTGAAGGACGTGACCCTCCGCAAGCCCTTGATATATCACATGACTAACGGTGTTGCCATGAGCGAACAGGCTCATCTGGCCTTGGCAATAGGGGCTTCTCCTGTAATGTCACTTTATCCAGGAGAAGCAGCAGAGTTGATTTCTGTAGCCGACGTTTTGCTTGTAAACATAGGTACTCCTTCCAGAGAAGGAATCGAGGCGATGTTCGTCGCTGTGAGAGAAGCCCGTGAATTGGGTAAGCCCGCCATTTTAGACCCTGTAGGATATGGGGCAACGAAGATGAGAGTAGATCTCGTGAATAGATTGCTCGATACAAAGGCCTTTCGTGTCATAAAGGGCAACGGAGCAGAGATTTCTCTGCTTGGTGGTCAAGAAGCCCAAGTGCGCGGCGTCGATTCCATGGATTCTCCTCGGACGGCCCTGGCAGTTAAGACATTGGCCCTAAAGCACGATTGCATAGCAGTGGCTACGGGGCCTACTGATTACGTCTCCGACGGCAAGGATGTTTATGCATTAAGGCGCGGTCACGAGTGGTTGACGCTCCTGTCTGGCTCTGGATGTTATGTTGGCACCATGATGGCCGCATATATGAGCGTAACTGAGCCGTTGATAGCAGCAATGACTGCATTAGCCTTAATGAGCGTCGCATCCGAAGTGGCAGCCATGAAATCCGACGGTCCTGGTACATTTCGTGCAAATCTTTTTGATATCCTTCACGATTTTTCCCTAAATCCAAGCTCTTTTGATATGCCAATATGGGAAAAACTTGAAATATAG
- a CDS encoding DUF1538 domain-containing protein has product MRILASLNDLFETIRSVLPLAIILVLFQLIVLKKPLRNTREFVIGILLCVFGLHFFLKGVFMSLHPLADSVGGNLVVLKHKWSIIAAVFAIGYCGTLVEPALKTLALEVEEVSIGAIPHKTLIHAVAIGFGIGMGIGIYKILNNISYAKVIIPLLLLILTLIFFTPDEFISIAMDSASATTGPVNIPINMAIAIGLAKMLENVDPLAYGFGIIGLTSTGAVISVLILGILTKL; this is encoded by the coding sequence GTGAGAATACTAGCAAGCTTAAATGACCTATTTGAAACAATCAGAAGCGTACTTCCATTAGCGATCATACTTGTCTTGTTTCAGCTTATAGTGCTTAAGAAGCCCCTAAGAAACACAAGGGAATTTGTAATAGGAATCTTGCTGTGTGTCTTTGGACTACACTTCTTCCTAAAGGGCGTTTTTATGAGCCTCCATCCTCTGGCCGATTCGGTAGGAGGCAATTTGGTAGTCCTAAAGCATAAATGGTCGATCATAGCTGCGGTATTTGCCATAGGATATTGCGGGACCCTTGTAGAGCCGGCATTAAAGACTTTGGCTTTAGAGGTCGAAGAGGTATCAATTGGAGCTATCCCGCATAAAACCCTAATTCATGCCGTTGCTATAGGTTTCGGCATTGGGATGGGCATAGGTATATATAAAATCTTAAACAACATATCCTATGCAAAGGTCATAATACCCTTGCTTTTGCTGATATTAACACTGATTTTCTTTACACCCGATGAGTTCATATCGATAGCCATGGATTCAGCCAGCGCTACTACCGGGCCTGTCAACATTCCAATCAATATGGCCATAGCAATAGGCTTGGCAAAAATGCTCGAAAATGTCGACCCGCTTGCATACGGTTTCGGCATCATAGGTCTCACTTCTACTGGAGCTGTAATTTCTGTATTAATATTAGGGATATTGACGAAATTATAG
- a CDS encoding cold-shock protein — protein MKTQGTVKWFNESKGYGFITADTGKDVFVHYSAIQQDGFKTLAEGQRVSFEIVQGTKGPQASEVTAL, from the coding sequence GTGAAAACACAGGGAACAGTCAAGTGGTTTAACGAGTCTAAGGGATATGGCTTCATCACTGCAGACACCGGCAAGGACGTCTTCGTTCATTACAGCGCTATACAGCAGGATGGATTTAAGACATTGGCAGAAGGTCAAAGGGTTTCTTTCGAGATAGTACAGGGAACCAAAGGGCCACAGGCTTCTGAAGTAACGGCTCTATAA
- the hisD gene encoding histidinol dehydrogenase, translating into MRFIKRPEVVIGEDLMREVSDKVEDILSQIKKKGWESLVNICQSLDGIAPFRINPKDMTKAWRDLSQDLKDALKMAEKNIRTFHRAQRDIFKTFECDVADGIKAGIRFIPVKSTAIYVPGGRYPLPSSVLMGVIPAQEAGVERVVVLTPPGKEGNPNPVTLAAMGLLGVKEAWAIGGAQAVAAVAFGAGDIKPVDFIAGPGNVFVTEAKRQVFGTVGIDGLAGPSEVLIVADESADPKFLAADMIAQLEHDPNAKATLLATDETIAEKTIKEALNILSNLETASIASISWEKGATIAVGSLQEIAEYADKLAPEHLELALKDPQGKLQLFSCYGAAFLGKYSSVPFGDYIAGTNHVLPTGGSARFQGGLGVGTFLRPMQHLHLSPKAAAMLALHGATIARAEGLAAHEIAMKLRHM; encoded by the coding sequence ATGCGTTTTATCAAACGTCCGGAAGTTGTAATTGGCGAGGACTTAATGCGCGAAGTGTCTGACAAGGTTGAGGATATTTTAAGTCAGATAAAGAAAAAGGGATGGGAGAGCTTGGTAAATATATGCCAATCCCTTGACGGCATAGCACCATTTAGGATTAACCCCAAAGACATGACGAAAGCCTGGCGAGATTTGTCTCAAGATCTAAAGGACGCATTAAAGATGGCTGAAAAAAACATTCGAACTTTTCATAGGGCGCAAAGGGACATATTCAAGACCTTTGAGTGCGACGTAGCGGATGGCATAAAAGCTGGAATACGATTTATCCCCGTAAAAAGCACCGCCATTTACGTTCCCGGGGGCAGATATCCGTTGCCAAGCAGCGTCTTGATGGGGGTGATTCCCGCCCAGGAGGCCGGCGTTGAAAGGGTAGTGGTGTTAACTCCTCCGGGAAAGGAAGGTAACCCTAATCCGGTTACGCTTGCAGCAATGGGCCTGCTCGGCGTTAAGGAGGCATGGGCGATCGGGGGTGCACAAGCCGTTGCAGCTGTGGCTTTTGGAGCGGGCGATATAAAGCCTGTAGATTTTATAGCAGGGCCCGGAAATGTCTTTGTGACGGAGGCGAAAAGGCAGGTCTTTGGTACCGTGGGCATTGACGGTTTAGCAGGTCCAAGTGAGGTCTTGATCGTGGCAGACGAAAGCGCAGATCCGAAATTCCTTGCAGCTGATATGATTGCCCAGCTTGAACATGATCCCAATGCCAAAGCTACGTTGCTTGCCACCGACGAGACAATTGCAGAAAAGACAATAAAAGAAGCCTTAAACATTCTCTCAAATCTTGAGACGGCCTCAATAGCTTCAATTTCATGGGAAAAAGGGGCGACGATTGCAGTGGGCAGCCTGCAGGAGATAGCAGAGTATGCAGATAAGCTTGCCCCTGAGCATCTGGAATTGGCGTTGAAGGATCCCCAAGGCAAGCTTCAACTTTTCTCATGCTACGGCGCTGCCTTTTTGGGGAAATACTCCTCAGTGCCCTTCGGAGATTACATCGCTGGCACAAATCACGTGTTGCCCACGGGTGGGTCTGCGAGATTTCAAGGTGGCCTAGGGGTAGGAACTTTTCTTCGTCCGATGCAACACCTGCATTTGTCGCCTAAAGCCGCAGCGATGCTTGCCTTGCATGGGGCGACGATAGCCAGGGCGGAAGGTCTGGCTGCTCATGAAATTGCCATGAAATTGCGGCACATGTAA
- a CDS encoding P-II family nitrogen regulator gives MDVKCIVAIVERGKADKVVEKAKKAGAKGATILYGRGTGQSEALKFFNLHIEASKEIILILSDINEYKSIYDAIVEAGKLNEPGTGIIFTFLVSELTGLRHREHIKNN, from the coding sequence ATGGATGTTAAATGTATCGTTGCCATCGTAGAAAGGGGAAAAGCTGACAAAGTAGTCGAAAAGGCAAAAAAGGCAGGTGCAAAGGGAGCGACCATTCTTTATGGGAGAGGCACGGGACAATCCGAAGCACTAAAATTTTTCAACTTACACATAGAAGCGTCCAAAGAGATAATTCTAATACTTAGCGATATTAACGAATACAAGTCAATATACGATGCCATCGTCGAGGCCGGCAAACTTAATGAACCTGGAACGGGCATAATATTCACATTTTTAGTATCCGAACTAACAGGCTTACGACATAGAGAGCACATAAAAAACAACTAA
- a CDS encoding vitamin B12 dependent methionine synthase, which yields MEVIKLKLDVTEIELDALIPHQTKSNPDQETIEGQARRLLLDIKELVTPTLLYEFCQPCFDERGLVLTFDGKKLAFSPEDGLSDLKAADEVFVGLATIGPAIEEKIEIYNSRNELLVSYILSELSVAVMGQVIKKIKNLLLDIARQRGYGVSLVHIPGSTPGLPLSLQPLIVEGLNGRAYGITVNEHDIIKPFYSVTFMVGMGSNYARDELLPKCPGCSRKDSCAWRNK from the coding sequence ATGGAAGTTATAAAATTAAAGCTGGACGTAACTGAAATTGAGCTAGATGCACTGATCCCTCATCAAACCAAGTCAAACCCTGACCAAGAGACGATTGAGGGGCAAGCAAGAAGGCTTCTTTTGGACATAAAGGAACTTGTGACGCCGACGCTTTTATACGAATTTTGCCAACCCTGCTTTGATGAACGCGGCTTAGTTCTTACCTTCGACGGGAAAAAATTGGCCTTTAGCCCTGAGGATGGGTTATCAGACCTCAAAGCGGCGGATGAAGTTTTCGTTGGTTTAGCCACGATTGGACCTGCCATAGAAGAAAAAATTGAAATATATAACTCAAGAAACGAACTTCTCGTCTCTTATATCTTAAGCGAGCTTAGCGTGGCTGTTATGGGACAGGTCATCAAAAAAATAAAGAATTTATTGCTTGATATAGCACGTCAAAGGGGATATGGCGTAAGCTTGGTCCACATACCAGGTTCTACGCCGGGCCTGCCCTTGTCCCTGCAACCTTTGATAGTCGAGGGTTTAAATGGGAGGGCTTATGGGATTACCGTAAACGAGCACGATATAATTAAGCCCTTCTATTCCGTTACCTTCATGGTTGGCATGGGATCTAATTATGCTCGCGACGAACTGCTTCCAAAGTGCCCCGGTTGTTCCAGAAAGGACAGCTGTGCCTGGAGGAACAAATAG
- a CDS encoding stage V sporulation protein S encodes MEVLKVSANSQPKSVAGAIAAVMREKGAVEVQAVGAGAVNQAVKAIAIARGYVAPNGIDLICIPAFAKISIDGEERTAIKFQLESR; translated from the coding sequence ATGGAAGTTCTCAAGGTCTCCGCAAACTCTCAGCCAAAATCTGTTGCAGGAGCTATAGCTGCAGTCATGCGAGAGAAGGGTGCAGTGGAGGTGCAAGCGGTAGGTGCAGGGGCGGTTAACCAAGCTGTAAAGGCGATAGCGATTGCACGGGGCTATGTGGCACCCAATGGTATTGATTTGATCTGCATCCCTGCTTTCGCTAAGATCAGCATTGACGGTGAAGAAAGGACGGCAATTAAGTTTCAACTAGAGTCAAGATAA
- a CDS encoding M20 metallopeptidase family protein, with amino-acid sequence MSEMTVIERALKISDWMVNIRRDFHRHPELSGQEKRTRDMIIKYLEELKIPYKTFNHHYGVVGLIEGSGNLSVALRADMDALPIQDKKTVEYASQNKGVMHACGHDAHMVVLLGAARLLAEERKSLKGNVLLVFQPAEETTGGAKQMIEDGIFDENTKAIFGLHVSTELTTGKIGIRYGQMNAASDMLTLKVMGKSTHGAYPHEGIDAIVIAGQLISALQTIVSRATDPRDSAVLTFGTIKGGSQNNIVADEVTMTGTLRTLSPDTREKLNEKIRQYVELIPKGMGGQGILERIKGYPALTNHSQWVDFVINTANELLGENSVVLLEKPSLGVEDFAYFLEKIPGAFYQLGCRNEAKGAIHPGHNDLFDIDEDCLPIGAALQAACAQKALSM; translated from the coding sequence ATGTCGGAAATGACGGTAATTGAAAGGGCACTAAAGATAAGTGATTGGATGGTAAACATCAGAAGGGATTTTCACAGACATCCTGAGCTTTCTGGGCAGGAAAAGCGCACGCGCGACATGATAATAAAATATCTGGAGGAGCTAAAAATACCGTATAAAACATTTAATCATCACTACGGCGTAGTGGGGTTGATAGAAGGAAGCGGCAATTTAAGCGTAGCCCTGCGAGCCGATATGGATGCTCTCCCAATCCAGGACAAAAAAACAGTAGAATACGCGTCGCAAAACAAAGGCGTAATGCATGCCTGCGGACACGATGCCCACATGGTAGTGCTCCTTGGAGCTGCCAGGCTATTGGCCGAGGAAAGAAAATCGCTTAAGGGAAATGTCTTGTTGGTTTTCCAGCCTGCAGAAGAGACAACAGGTGGAGCCAAGCAGATGATAGAGGACGGTATCTTTGACGAAAACACGAAGGCCATCTTTGGCCTTCACGTATCGACCGAGTTAACTACAGGCAAAATAGGCATCAGATATGGTCAAATGAATGCAGCCTCAGACATGCTGACGCTAAAAGTTATGGGCAAAAGCACTCACGGAGCTTACCCACACGAGGGGATAGATGCCATAGTAATAGCAGGACAGCTTATCTCTGCCCTGCAAACGATAGTAAGCAGGGCTACGGACCCAAGGGACTCCGCAGTCTTGACCTTTGGCACCATAAAAGGCGGCAGCCAGAACAACATCGTCGCCGACGAAGTGACCATGACGGGAACTCTTCGAACCTTATCCCCCGACACTCGCGAAAAGCTCAACGAAAAGATAAGGCAATACGTCGAGTTAATTCCCAAGGGCATGGGAGGCCAAGGAATTTTAGAGAGGATAAAGGGATATCCTGCTCTGACTAATCACTCTCAATGGGTGGATTTTGTCATCAATACAGCAAATGAGCTTCTTGGTGAAAACTCAGTGGTCTTGCTTGAAAAACCCAGCCTTGGGGTGGAAGATTTTGCATACTTCCTTGAAAAAATACCAGGAGCATTTTATCAATTAGGCTGCCGCAATGAGGCAAAAGGAGCTATCCATCCTGGCCATAACGATTTGTTTGACATAGACGAGGATTGCCTTCCCATCGGAGCAGCCCTACAAGCCGCCTGTGCTCAAAAGGCTTTGTCAATGTGA
- the thiE gene encoding thiamine phosphate synthase, whose product MNRLVSNLKDKLKLYVILDRFLGKGVPLCEQARLAIMGGATAIQLRDKKMQGRDFYRAALAVGEICREQGVLFIVNDRLDVALAAEADGVHLGQEDLPLEAAKKIIPPGFIVGISVRTPAQAKAAQAGGADYLGVGDVFGTSSKPDAKTIGVVGLREVCQSTPLPCVAIGGINVGNVRIALQAGVVGVAVISAVVSQKDIVAAAKALRALIP is encoded by the coding sequence GTGAACCGGTTGGTTTCCAACTTAAAAGATAAGTTGAAGCTTTATGTCATATTGGACAGGTTTCTTGGCAAGGGCGTCCCTTTATGCGAACAAGCCCGACTTGCCATAATGGGCGGAGCAACGGCCATCCAATTGCGCGATAAAAAGATGCAGGGCCGGGACTTTTACAGGGCCGCCTTGGCCGTAGGTGAAATTTGCAGGGAACAAGGGGTACTTTTTATAGTTAACGACAGGCTTGATGTGGCCTTAGCTGCCGAGGCTGACGGCGTACATTTGGGGCAGGAGGATTTGCCCTTAGAGGCTGCTAAAAAGATAATTCCGCCAGGTTTCATAGTAGGCATCTCGGTGAGGACTCCTGCTCAAGCTAAGGCGGCTCAAGCGGGAGGAGCTGATTATTTGGGCGTAGGAGATGTCTTTGGCACCTCAAGCAAGCCTGATGCCAAAACGATCGGTGTCGTGGGATTGCGAGAGGTGTGTCAAAGTACACCCCTTCCCTGCGTTGCCATTGGCGGTATTAACGTAGGTAATGTTAGGATTGCCTTGCAGGCAGGGGTCGTGGGCGTGGCCGTCATATCTGCGGTGGTGTCTCAGAAAGACATAGTTGCCGCAGCAAAAGCTTTGAGGGCTTTGATTCCATAG
- a CDS encoding tRNA-binding protein, with protein sequence MATITYEQFDAVDMRVGKILKAEINEKARKPAYKLWIDFGDEIGVKQSSAQITKLYSPSSLEGKLIIAVLNFPPKTVAGFKSEVLVLGVPNKDGDVVLLSVDDDPPLGGRVF encoded by the coding sequence GTGGCTACTATAACTTACGAACAGTTTGATGCTGTGGACATGAGGGTGGGAAAAATTTTAAAGGCAGAGATCAACGAAAAGGCGAGGAAGCCAGCCTATAAGCTTTGGATCGATTTCGGCGATGAAATTGGAGTAAAGCAATCGAGCGCTCAGATAACGAAGCTTTATTCTCCAAGTTCCCTAGAGGGCAAGTTGATCATTGCCGTACTTAACTTTCCGCCGAAGACTGTTGCCGGATTTAAAAGTGAAGTTTTAGTTCTTGGAGTGCCAAACAAAGACGGAGATGTTGTGTTATTATCGGTAGACGATGATCCCCCTTTGGGGGGTAGGGTATTCTAA